The genome window GACGAGCTGATCGTTGAATTCGAGGCCCGCCTCGCGCAGCGCGCGTTTGTACCCGTTGATGCGGTCGTCGACCGCGGTGTTATCGAGTTCGGCGGTAACGACCCCGATGTTCTTATGACCGCGCTCAACGAGGGACTTGGTAAGCCGGTAACCGACATCGGCATTGTCGGTGCCGACGAAATCGGTTTCCAGATCGGGGACATAGCGGTCGATCAACACAAGGGGAAAGGACGACCGTTGGAAACGCCGCAGCAAATCCAGGGTGGGTGGCGTCATGTGCTGCAACCAGAGGGCCAGTCCCGCGATGCCGCTGTTGCGGATGTCGGCCAGAAATTCGTATTCCGCCTCATTGCTGAACCGCATGAAATAGACCATGGTTTGAAAGCCGCGGTCAGCAGCGTGGCGAATGAAGTTCTGCACGACGTTTCGCGTGTAGTGGCACTCCAATTCCGGGCACGCAATAGCAAAGGCTTTCCATCCGCTGACCAGCAACAGCTTCTGCCGCTGAGCGGGTGGCGCAACGAACGAACCGCGGCCCGGCGTGCGTGTGATGTACCCTTCCATTTCCAGGTCGCGCAAGGCCTGGCGCGTAGGATTGCGACTCACCGCATACTGGCGCGCCAGCTCAAGTTCAGAGGGAACGCGCGCGCCAACGGGAAGTTCGCCGCTTTCAATCTGATTCTTGAGTTCGCGCTTAATGTACGCGTAAATGGGAATATCGGGATCGATGTTCATAGTAGCCTCTTACCCCAGTGCCGAGAAGGGAATTGCCGCTGTCCGTATAGCGACTAACATTATGGGTAATCACATTCCTAGAACGCAAGCCTTTTCTGCATATAACCGTTTCAAAACAAGCGTTTTAGTCACGTGGACGTGTTTGATGCTATGCTCTCTCCAAATCGAAAAGCGATGTCCGCGAACGGCCCGAAAAGAAATCGCGCCGGGCGCTATCACAACGGGGAAATGAAATGAGTCTGCACCGTGTGCGGGGGAAGATTTTGGGCGATCGAAGGCCTTCGGACGTTTCCATTGAGCGGGGGCGCATTGTCTCCA of Candidatus Hydrogenedentota bacterium contains these proteins:
- a CDS encoding GntR family transcriptional regulator — its product is MNIDPDIPIYAYIKRELKNQIESGELPVGARVPSELELARQYAVSRNPTRQALRDLEMEGYITRTPGRGSFVAPPAQRQKLLLVSGWKAFAIACPELECHYTRNVVQNFIRHAADRGFQTMVYFMRFSNEAEYEFLADIRNSGIAGLALWLQHMTPPTLDLLRRFQRSSFPLVLIDRYVPDLETDFVGTDNADVGYRLTKSLVERGHKNIGVVTAELDNTAVDDRINGYKRALREAGLEFNDQLVGVFTSNQSAIAEVMNRIMANRTRPTAFFCVNDGCAAKLVDQLSELGYRIPQDVEVATIDDNELAAALDVPIITAAQAGGEMGRLCAELLMERVNQPART